One segment of Plasmodium gaboni strain SY75 chromosome 3, whole genome shotgun sequence DNA contains the following:
- a CDS encoding elongation factor Ts, giving the protein MKLFYFFLLTFLNDYIIAFCFKSTQSSHFILSVGGCNRNSINHIKKNRLYSTGNDHLKLLKYVREVTNASIQLCNKALKECNNDVDKAIEHVRKNTKSSTFVSTNIKVKKEGLVASQIKDDKIVLLELLTDSDFVARNKMFVQFVYSLLNVTLNNDLSTENCKNSVDNTKVEENTKSEENNKNEDNIKSEDNIKSEDNIKSEDNIKSEDNIKSEENNNNEDNKISEHNTKCSDSYHTSGNILSNNNNIMDVILSLPYVDEENKSSSTIGEQLNYLRNIFREDIKIGRFSKYTKKNPNEFLHYYIHNKLNDNVGLSGVLLVLHIDNLDEILKTKKEDIMNFANDLSMHIISAKPASVSIDTLNPKITKKEMDIIRDGLKDMKKPENILNNMIQGKMKKFYSSIVFLEQEYMLDETKRKVSQVIKDFGKGQNINISVNHFNYFAIGEKNVLME; this is encoded by the exons ATGaaattgttttattttttcttattaaCCTTTCTGAACGATTATATAATTGCGTTTTGTTTTAAAAGTACGCAGAGTTcacattttatattatctgTGGGGGGATGTAATAGAAATTCCATTAATCATATTAAGAAGAATAGATTATATTCTACAGGTAATGatcatttaaaattattaaaatatgtaaGAGAAGTTACTAATGCTAGTATACAATTATGTAATAAGGCTTTGAAAGAATGTAACAATGATGTAGATAAAGCAATTGAACATGTtagaaaaaatacaaaaagTTCAACATTTGTATCAACAAATATTAAAGTAAAAAAAGAAGGATTAGTAGCTAGCCAAATAAAAGATGACAAAATAGTTTTGTTAGAGCTTTTAACTGACTCTGATTTTGTTGCaagaaataaaatgtttGTTCAGTTTGTTTATAGTTTATTGAATGTTACATTGAATAATGACCTGTCCACAGAAAATTGTAAGAATAGTGTGGATAATACAAAAGTTGAGGAAAATACAAAAAGTGaggaaaataataaaaatgaggataatataaaaagtgaggataatataaaaagtgaggataatataaaaagtgaggataatataaaaagtgaggataatataaaaagtgaggaaaataataacaatgaggataataaaattagTGAGCATAATACAAAATGTTCAGATAGTTACCACACAAGTGGTAATATCCtaagtaataataataatataatggATGTAATATTAAGTCTTCCTTATGtagatgaagaaaataaaagtagTAGTACGATTGGAGAACAACTAAATTATctaagaaatatttttagagaagatataaaaattggAAGGTTTTCAAAATATACAAAGAAAAATCCAAACGAatttttacattattatatacataacaaattaaatgataatgtGGGATTATCAGGAGTTCTTTTAGTTCTTCATATAGATAACTTAgatgaaatattaaaaacaaaGAAAGAAGATATTATGAACTTTGCAAATGATTTATCTATGCATATCATATCAGCTAAACCTGCTAGTGTTTCTATAGATACATTAAATCCAAAAATTACTAAAAAAGAAATGGATATTATTCGAGACGGGTTAAAAGATATGAAAAAACcagaaaatattttaaataatatgatacAGGGTAAAATGAAGAAATTTTATAGTTCCATAGTATTCCTAGAGCAg GAATATATGCTGGATgaaacaaaaagaaaagttTCTCAAGTAATTAAAGATTTTGGTAAGGGtcaaaatattaatataagtgttaatcattttaattatttcGCTATAGGTGAAAAAAATGTTCTTATGgaatga
- a CDS encoding hypothetical protein (conserved Plasmodium protein, unknown function) has protein sequence MNEQILFDNFPLTFLNKDANEDYEDKNEKTYREKIKNIIEDLKSLRIEINEKYSIRSMLEEKLILLQKEEQTKENNMKYIMNFSEHNIYEREVLNYQKNIAHLKKQIQTSNSKIKLLLEKEFKVRKQLQINYMNLYDILNERIEYIVHNYVKHRKCSCAIYAYQQEKKEEQS, from the coding sequence atgaatgaaCAAATACTGTTTGACAATTTCCCTTTAACGTTTTTAAACAAGGATGCTAATGAAGACTATGAAGACAAGAATGAGAAGACATATCGtgagaaaataaaaaacattaTAGAAGATTTGAAATCGTTGCGTATagaaataaatgaaaagTATTCCATACGAAGTATGttagaagaaaaattaattttattacaaAAAGAAGAACAAACAAAAGAGAACAATATGAAATACATAATGAATTTTAGTGAGCATAATATATACGAAAGAGAAGTTTTAAATTATCAGAAAAATATTGcacatttaaaaaaacaaatacAAACAAGTAATAGCAAGatcaaattattattagaaaaagaatttaAAGTAAGAAAGCAGCtacaaataaattatatgaatttatatgatatcTTAAATGAAAGAATTGAATATATTGTTCATAACTATGTTAAACATAGAAAATGTTCATGTGCAATATATGCTTACCAGCAAGAGAAAAAGGAAGAACAGTCCTAA
- a CDS encoding putative membrane protein (conserved Plasmodium membrane protein, unknown function), translating to MINFETFLLLNAETLKCYSFFEHVLIYYISKRLINIFYGKYGKYYNIEICSCEELSVENLFYSKSINFGDSPEKKKKGDKDIWEFFSQIILRKKKKKKKKNLKTNANYKKKHNYMNDEYNTTDRNSNNFNKCKNDKYRKNDITTHNICKNYKFHENVLYYQGYKDLYNPPEVIWNYYLLKILFFLYHIYLKTQKKKKCKYDKEKIFFSFCTYIICLLHYENNIIKNKDKLLFLFLFFFYFTKWNLNNLINRKYRNRKLLYHNVFYHHYNNIKKKQKKHININHCRDLFEEAIITHFYKLKYIDIQKLYNNHFFHIHIYREKKNKPILIICKKSLYFFNHIYLNYLKVYNCFNPISYNIEKKYIKSNHQIKSINPFKELKIFNIKYYTLLYILIYYTIHSNNNRKPNNAFEILYILLKKKITQRNFRNNAQFFIKSFFSIKRFNFIPTIIKNYLIHFFYKIFYCHHEKKNYLFVLSNLVDNPLILKFEHNKNCENTIANIKNISNGTKSIEAIIKRTKPTTVKRTLKMISHNLRKKKKKTYIKHIYYTTLCVYISLLYNNNYYNFYYLFVHILNKIKSDMLCKKIHHFLDELAKIDPKCQYIWNAKKMFFFIYIKMYLKKSKFIFQKYKTKMEEKKKKNKINKLLPNIFPPCNKIKVKEDNNVSKKKSYKYYINQKKLLSFQNINKINNYIKEKKERYKKKNIYINKSICKNIYNVLNVHYKNNNFIIWKYTPIHYKYTEDYIFDLYTHLKNKIVKYILVNFDFFIKILECKTYNYMAASHVFTFYNILSSYLFDIEKKKKEKGTYYIPFQNKSIKYMFITKYKNVLHKNMYYYAFHYIFLLLYIKKIYSTVIFNLKKYFHVTVIKNMFTYNLNWLARTENTNNTIIKNINKKKKNVTKNYYIATEYKMCINDQHIINNHFTNKKYSNNMISLDIKQNKNCDEIIKNNSPINKKDTSFYYDVYTCQSENIRNIYNSSYHMNNIIKNNHVLYIYSTYMEFFLSWKQKQNKKNYEHDQNQTYIKIYNFPLFLYKKLNKFSTNYKIISNNMIKLLNEYYSENCYIHIYSTTFKNIIYCLCNYNFFFCQLFYNLILPLSFITNNYHTTYSGKEQENKYLFTHKYTSKLFVYYDNYFKNELKYMKKYYNNIKMKYKGQKITTTKNNNNNNNIYIYKFTYHSYNSLLKVHNKYVRNKKYGDNVLLLINEKYQKKKKWICNNFHIYSINNDMKNYNTTSTHHSILISYNKMQTKKKERIKNKDGIIKGYHVNKTFEYIYFKNYCDIFFKCIINLIHENCLYLYNMLKKYYTHSSKDITIYHAEKKKFVHMNHYDNIINSPINLKECCNFLYKIYSDIFQFFKILKQKNFNFFYVLRVFAIDPLTKKKKKIYFLKFFFFYAFPYFFM from the coding sequence atgataaactttgaaacatttttattattaaatgcTGAGACCTTAAAATGCTATTCGTTTTTTGAACATgtgttaatatattatatttcaaaaaggttgataaacattttttacgggaaatatggaaaatatTACAACATTGAAATATGTTCATGTGAAGAGTTAAGTGTtgaaaatttattttattcgAAGAGTATAAATTTTGGTGACTCACcagaaaagaaaaagaaaggAGATAAAGATATATGGGAGTTTTTTTctcaaataatattaaggaagaagaagaaaaaaaaaaaaaaaaacctAAAAACTAATGcaaattataaaaaaaaacataattatatgaatgatgaatataatacaaCTGATAGAAATTCcaataattttaataaatgtaaaaatgataaatatagaaaaaatgatattacaacacataatatttgtaaaaattataaatttcatgaaaatgttttatattatcaagGATATAAAGACTTATATAATCCTCCTGAAGTTATATGgaattattatcttttaaaaatacttttttttttgtatcatatctatttaaaaacacaaaaaaaaaaaaaatgtaaatatgataaggaaaaaatattcttttcattttgtaCTTATATAATATGCCTATTAcattatgaaaataatattataaaaaataaagataaattactttttttattcttgttttttttttacttcACAAAATGGAATTTAAACAATCTAataaatagaaaatatagaaacaggaagttattatatcataatgtcttttatcatcattacaataatattaagaaaaaacaaaaaaaacatatcAATATTAATCATTGTAGAGATTTATTTGAAGAAGCTATAATTacacatttttataaattaaaatatatagatatacaaaagttatataataatcattttttccatatacatatatatcgagaaaaaaaaaataaaccaattcttattatttgtaagaaatcattatatttctttaatcacatatatttaaattatttaaaagtATATAATTGTTTCAATCCcatttcatataatattgaaaaaaaatatattaaatcaAACCATCAAATAAAATCTATAAATCCttttaaagaattaaaaatatttaacataaaatattatactcttttatatatactcatatattatactattcatagtaataataataggAAACCAAATAATGcatttgaaatattatatatattgttaaaaaaaaaaatcacACAAAGAAATTTTAGAAATAATGCtcaattttttattaaatcatttttttcaatcaaacgatttaattttattcctacaattataaaaaactatttaatacattttttttacaagattttttattgtcatcatgaaaaaaaaaattatctaTTTGTCTTATCCAATCTGGTTGATAACCCTTTGATATTAAAATTtgaacataataaaaattgtGAAAATACAATAgcaaatataaaaaatatatcaaatgGCACAAAATCAATAGAAgcaataataaaaagaacAAAACCAACAACAGTAAAAAGAACACTCAAAATGATATCACATAATttgagaaaaaaaaaaaaaaagacatatataaaacatatcTACTATACCACATTATGTGTTTACATATccttattatataataataattattacaACTTTTATTACCTCTTtgtacatattttaaacaaaataaaaagtgATATGCTTTGCAAAAAAATACATCATTTCCTTGACGAGCTAGCCAAAATTGATCCAAAATGTCAATATATATGGAATGCcaaaaaaatgtttttttttatatatatcaaaatgtacttaaaaaaaagtaagtttatttttcaaaaatataaaacaaaaatggaagaaaaaaaaaaaaaaaataaaataaataaattactcccaaatatttttccaccttgtaataaaataaaagtaaaagaagataataatgtatctaaaaagaaatcatataaatattatataaatcaaaaaaaattattgtcatttcaaaatataaataaaattaataattatattaaagagaaaaaagaaaggtacaaaaaaaaaaatatatatataaacaaaagtatatgtaaaaatatatataatgttcTAAATGttcattataaaaataataattttattatttggAAATATACACCTAtacattataaatatacagaagattatatatttgatttatatactcatttaaaaaacaaaattgtaaaatatatacttgtcaattttgatttttttataaaaatattagaaTGTAAAacttataattatatggCTGCTTCACATGtttttacattttataatatcttatcatcttatttatttgatatagaaaaaaaaaaaaaggaaaaaggcacttattatataccttttcaaaataaatctataaaatatatgttcattacaaaatataaaaatgtcttacataaaaatatgtattacTATGCctttcattatatatttcttcttctttatattaaaaaaatatattctactgtcatttttaatttaaaaaaatattttcatgtaactgttattaaaaatatgttcACATACAATTTAAATTGGCTAGCTCGTACAGAAAACACAAATAATACAATAATCAAAAAcataaacaaaaaaaaaaagaacgttacaaaaaattattatatagcaactgaatataaaatgtgTATAAATGACCAACACATTATCAATAATCATTTTACGAATAAGAAATATTCAAATAACATGATTTCTTTAgatataaaacaaaataaaaattgtgatgaaataataaaaaataactctcctattaataaaaaggatacctcattttattatgatgTATATACGTGTCAGAGtgaaaatataagaaatatttataattcctcttatcatatgaataatattataaagaataatCATGTActctatatatatagtacATATATGGAATTCTTCTTATCGTGgaaacaaaaacaaaacaaaaaaaattacgAACATGATCAAAATCAGacttatataaaaatatataattttccactatttttatataaaaaattaaataaattttcaacaaattataaaattatttcaaataatatgataaaattattaaatgaatattatagtgaaaattgttatatacatatttattcaactacttttaaaaatatcatatattgTTTATGCAACTACaactttttcttttgtcaactcttttataatttaattcttcctttatcatttataacaaataattatcaCACAACTTATTCAGGTAAAGAGcaagaaaataaatatctatttacacataaatatacatCCAAACTGTTTgtttattatgataattattttaagaacgaattaaaatatatgaaaaaatattacaacaatataaaaatgaaatataaaggacaaaaaataacaacaacaaaaaataataataataataataatatatatatatataaatttacatatcattcatataataGCTTATTAAAAGttcataataaatatgttagaaataaaaaatatggtGACAAcgttttattattaattaacgaaaaatatcaaaaaaaaaaaaaatggatttgtaataatttccatatttattccataaataatgatatgaAGAATTATAACACAACATCTACGCATCATAGcattttaatttcataCAATAAAATgcaaacaaaaaaaaaagagagAATCAAAAACAAAGATGGAATAATAAAAGGTTATCATGTAAATAAAACgtttgaatatatatactttaaaaattattgcgatatattttttaaatgtataatTAATCTTATTCATGAGAATTGTTTATATCTATACaatatgttaaaaaaatattacacACATAGTTCGAAAgatataacaatatatcatgcagaaaaaaaaaaatttgtaCACATGAATCATTAcgataatataattaattctccaataaatttaaaagaatgttgtaattttttatataaaatatattctgACATTTTTCaattctttaaaatattgaaacaaaaaaattttaattttttttatgttctACGAGTATTTGCTATAGATCcattaacaaaaaaaaaaaaaaaaatttattttttaaagtttttttttttctatgcatttccttatttttttatgtga
- a CDS encoding hypothetical protein (conserved Plasmodium protein, unknown function), which translates to MKKLFLLIYAITLFSIYVIKGAKRNDSSTKKKSLMSILFGNLFTKYKKKKKSSFNYSKSESDCSIPTELEDQVNYEIYSVENISNEVEEDIARDKCNKTYGELYKEQNKHDNYEDSYDNNYYQNYGIKKIANCHILDLHLGEYAPKEKKKNGSVNQIILFQNYYKENITNNNSNSLGENEYSFNFIYHPKEKEKEKKRRPKSMNLDSKSYDTFKEESYEKKKKKRWSTIGFSRKKINNFDCFEDLNISHFSYEEDNKAENNEKKYAQDIYGVQGIFAWTSEDALNLNPKPTRTQSLPHIVENNVNGEYEKKHDDDENDLFYYCIKEIKKREMEKEEEKQKEKLNIDLKNKNVNDPLDDDALLENIPHKEQYNYSCVTSNKNTYHEILENKKKDEIKELKNYLELLKEKRKENLEKIKLRRSSSFSQFNTNENSNSDFQPEKNYDKKLMLNEKSHLLNDNISEYSCCIEHIDMNN; encoded by the exons atgaaaaaattatttctattaatATATGCTATCACCTTATTTTCAATTTATGTAATTAAAG gtgcaaaaagaaatgatagttccacaaaaaaaaaatcattGATGAGTATCTTATTTG GAAATTTGTTTACCAAAtataagaagaaaaaaaagtcTTCTTTTAATTATTCAAAAAGTGAGTCAGATTGTAGCATTCCGACCGAACTTGAAGACCAAGTAAATTATGAAATTTATAGCGttgaaaatatttctaATGAAGTTGAAGAAGATATAGCGAGAGataaatgtaataaaaCATATGGAGAATTATAcaaagaacaaaataagcatgataattatgaagattcatatgataataattattatcagAATTAtggaataaaaaaaatagcGAATTGTCATATATTAGATTTACATTTAGGAGAGTATGCTCCTaaggaaaagaaaaagaatgGTTCGGTTAATCAgattattttatttcagaattattataaagaaaatataacaaataataacTCAAATAGTCTTGGGGAAAATgaatattcatttaattttatatatcatcctaaagaaaaagaaaaagaaaaaaaacGTCGACCTAAAAGTATGAATTTAGATTCTAAAAGTTATGATACATTTAAAGAGGAAAGTtacgaaaaaaaaaaaaaaaaaagatggAGTACTATTGGATTTTcaaggaaaaaaataaataattttgattGTTTTGAAgatttaaatatatcacatttttcttatgaggaagataataaagcagaaaataatgaaaaaaaatatgcaCAAGACATTTATGGAGTTCAAGGTATATTTGCATGGACCTCTGAAGACGCATTAAATTTAAATCCTAAACCTACAAGAACTCAAAGTTTACCACATATAGttgaaaataatgtaaatgGAGAATATGAAAAGAAACATGACGACGATgaaaatgatttattttattattgcattaaagaaataaaaaagagGGAAATGGAAAAGGAGgaagaaaaacaaaaagaaaaactaaatatagatttaaaaaacaaaaatgtAAACGATCCATTAGATGATGATGCTTTATTAGAAAACATACCTCATAAAGaacaatataattattcatGTGTAAcaagtaataaaaatacatatcATGAAATTcttgaaaataaaaaaaaagacgaaataaaagaattaaaaaattatttggAATTAttgaaagaaaaaagaaaagagaacttggaaaaaataaaactCAGACGTTCATCTTCTTTTTCCCAATTTAATACAAATGAAAATTCAAATTCTGATTTTCAGCctgaaaaaaattatgacaaaaaattaatgcTGAATGAAAAATCACACCTCTtgaatgataatataagtGAGTATTCGTGCTGTATTGAACATATTGATATGAATAATTGa